A window of the Comamonas sp. Y33R10-2 genome harbors these coding sequences:
- the creC gene encoding two-component system sensor histidine kinase CreC produces the protein MHLGLRLFFAFFLINGLAAFFVLRVFMVEIKPSVRKVTEDTLVETAYALAALASADMASMSKGQFQPDKPEQAGFFATQLANYTQKPIQAWIWDARKTTLDMRITVTDTKGMVLFDSQGKDQGADYSRWRDVYLTLRGEYGARTTRAAKEDESSSVMYVSAPIIVGGKISGVLTASKPSSSVQKIVDSAEQKILRGGLLFVLLSAGVGCAVTWWFVMHVRRLRNYAQQVQAPTLNESSHPAQLPEPVAVPNMPGELGELAQAMDTMRKRLEGRDYIEGYVRALTHELKSPVAAIRGAGELLQEDLPAQDRAMFAKQVVDQSLRLQNLIDQLLQLSRLEQRQQLDKTHSCSLMECAQQAINALHYSALQRRIQLQLKGADSRGPWEAGLVTLAISNLLQNALDFSPQDRVIAFELGPQRITISDQGPGVPDAMLGRLGERFFTTPRPNGERSGTGLGLSIVARIMHLHGGSMSVHKLQPGLAVTLDFAPKS, from the coding sequence ATGCACCTAGGCCTGCGCCTGTTCTTTGCCTTCTTCCTCATCAACGGGCTAGCCGCATTTTTTGTGCTGCGCGTCTTTATGGTGGAGATCAAGCCCAGCGTGCGCAAGGTGACAGAAGACACGCTGGTTGAAACTGCCTATGCGCTGGCAGCGCTGGCCAGTGCTGATATGGCGAGCATGAGTAAAGGCCAATTTCAACCAGACAAGCCAGAACAAGCCGGCTTCTTCGCCACGCAATTAGCGAACTACACACAAAAGCCGATTCAAGCCTGGATATGGGACGCACGCAAAACCACACTAGACATGCGCATCACCGTGACCGACACCAAAGGCATGGTGCTTTTTGACTCTCAAGGCAAAGACCAAGGCGCAGACTACTCACGCTGGCGCGATGTCTATCTGACGCTGCGCGGCGAATACGGGGCGCGCACCACAAGGGCGGCCAAAGAAGACGAGTCCAGCAGCGTGATGTATGTCTCCGCACCCATCATCGTGGGCGGGAAAATTAGCGGTGTACTGACAGCGTCCAAACCCTCCAGCTCTGTACAGAAAATTGTGGATAGCGCCGAGCAAAAAATTCTGCGCGGCGGCCTGCTGTTTGTGCTGCTGTCTGCCGGCGTGGGCTGCGCCGTGACATGGTGGTTTGTGATGCATGTGCGCCGCCTGCGCAACTATGCGCAGCAAGTGCAGGCTCCCACCCTCAATGAATCGAGCCACCCAGCTCAGTTGCCCGAGCCTGTGGCCGTACCTAACATGCCTGGCGAACTGGGCGAACTGGCTCAAGCCATGGACACCATGCGCAAACGCCTTGAAGGGCGCGACTACATCGAAGGCTATGTGCGCGCCCTGACCCATGAACTCAAAAGCCCGGTCGCCGCCATACGCGGCGCGGGTGAGCTACTTCAAGAAGACTTGCCAGCGCAAGACCGCGCCATGTTTGCCAAGCAAGTCGTTGACCAAAGCCTGCGCCTGCAAAACCTGATTGACCAGCTGCTGCAACTGAGCCGCCTTGAGCAGCGCCAGCAACTCGACAAAACCCATAGCTGCAGCCTGATGGAATGCGCGCAGCAAGCCATCAATGCTTTGCACTACAGCGCTTTGCAACGCCGCATTCAATTGCAGCTCAAAGGCGCAGACAGCCGCGGCCCTTGGGAGGCGGGGCTGGTCACCCTCGCCATCAGCAACTTGCTGCAAAATGCGCTGGATTTTTCGCCGCAAGACCGGGTCATTGCGTTTGAGTTGGGCCCGCAGCGCATCACCATCAGCGATCAAGGCCCGGGCGTGCCCGACGCCATGCTTGGCCGCTTGGGCGAGCGCTTCTTCACTACCCCCAGACCCAATGGCGAGCGCAGCGGTACAGGGCTTGGCCTGTCCATCGTCGCCCGCATCATGCATTTGCACGGCGGCAGCATGTCGGTGCACAAGCTGCAGCCAGGGCTTGCTGTGACGCTGGACTTCGCTCCTAAAAGTTAA
- a CDS encoding winged helix-turn-helix domain-containing protein: MFSTQPSNPRVLLLEDDPAIARTICYSLEREGIAVTHCLLIADARQQWASINFDALLMDVGLPDGNGLDWCRELRSAGAIAPILVLSARGEEMDKVLGLELGADDYLSKPFSPRELLARTRALLRRSRHFQPQAHTTSRQALQIDEQGQRILINAQALDLTRREYQLLQSLLQSTGRILSRDALLEQIWGLGSESTDRTVDTHIKTLRAKLRERLPDHEIIITHRGQGYSLNQPG; encoded by the coding sequence ATGTTCAGCACCCAGCCTTCAAATCCTCGCGTGCTGCTTTTGGAAGATGACCCCGCCATTGCGCGCACCATCTGCTACTCGCTAGAGCGTGAAGGCATTGCCGTCACCCACTGCCTGCTGATTGCCGATGCGCGCCAGCAATGGGCATCCATCAATTTTGATGCCTTGCTCATGGATGTGGGCCTGCCCGATGGCAATGGTCTGGATTGGTGCCGAGAGCTGCGATCTGCAGGCGCCATCGCGCCCATACTGGTTCTCAGCGCCAGAGGCGAAGAGATGGATAAAGTGCTGGGGCTTGAGTTGGGCGCAGATGACTACCTGAGCAAGCCCTTTAGCCCGCGCGAGCTACTCGCTCGCACCCGCGCACTGCTGCGCCGATCAAGGCATTTTCAGCCGCAAGCCCATACAACATCTAGACAAGCACTTCAAATAGATGAGCAAGGCCAGCGAATTTTGATCAACGCACAAGCACTGGATTTAACGCGCCGAGAATATCAACTGCTGCAAAGTTTGCTGCAAAGCACGGGCCGCATCCTCAGTCGGGATGCACTGCTGGAGCAAATCTGGGGGTTAGGCAGCGAAAGCACCGACCGCACGGTAGACACCCACATTAAGACTCTGCGCGCCAAGCTGCGCGAGCGCCTGCCAGATCACGAAATCATCATCACCCATCGCGGCCAAGGCTATAGCCTGAACCAACCCGGATAA
- the rapZ gene encoding RNase adapter RapZ codes for MSMEIVLISGMSGSGKSIALHALEDAGFYCVDNLPPELLQAFVELKLAHKDEKVAIAMDARSAQGLPQLPEQLVRLEKQGLIPRMIFLDAGNSTLVRRFSETRRRHPLSPGSIATERQALEQDIEKERELLDPLRERSIVIDTSDLKSAQLQSYIKQVIEAPEGQMTLMFQSFGFKHNMPADSDYVFDVRMLPNPHYEKDLRPLTGMDQPVADYLRDLPEVQQMQQDIQQFLERWLPMMAKDHRSYVTVGIGCTGGQHRSVFLVEALAKHFEKTWPTVRRHRSLDFRGKFLQVSQQFLTADSAPTPH; via the coding sequence ATGTCTATGGAGATTGTTCTGATCAGTGGCATGTCCGGGTCGGGCAAATCTATTGCGCTACATGCATTGGAAGACGCAGGCTTTTACTGCGTAGACAATCTGCCGCCAGAGTTGCTCCAAGCCTTTGTGGAGCTCAAACTCGCACACAAAGATGAAAAAGTGGCCATCGCCATGGATGCGCGCAGCGCTCAAGGCCTGCCGCAATTGCCCGAGCAACTGGTGCGCCTTGAAAAGCAGGGCCTCATACCGCGCATGATTTTTCTGGATGCAGGCAACAGCACGCTGGTGCGCCGCTTTTCAGAAACGCGCAGGCGCCACCCACTCTCTCCTGGCTCCATCGCCACAGAACGCCAAGCACTAGAGCAGGACATCGAAAAAGAGCGCGAACTGCTGGACCCCCTGCGTGAGCGTTCCATCGTCATTGACACCAGCGACCTCAAATCGGCCCAGCTGCAAAGTTATATCAAGCAAGTCATTGAAGCGCCTGAGGGGCAGATGACTCTGATGTTTCAGTCCTTTGGCTTCAAGCACAACATGCCCGCAGACTCGGACTATGTTTTTGATGTGCGCATGTTACCCAACCCGCACTATGAAAAGGATTTGCGCCCCCTCACCGGAATGGATCAGCCTGTGGCGGACTACCTGCGCGACCTCCCCGAGGTTCAGCAGATGCAGCAAGATATTCAGCAGTTTTTGGAGCGTTGGTTGCCAATGATGGCCAAAGACCACCGCAGCTATGTCACCGTCGGGATTGGTTGCACGGGCGGTCAGCACCGTTCGGTCTTTTTGGTGGAAGCTCTGGCCAAGCATTTTGAGAAAACTTGGCCCACAGTGCGCCGCCACCGCTCACTAGATTTTCGCGGGAAATTTCTGCAAGTGTCGCAGCAGTTTTTGACCGCTGATTCTGCGCCCACGCCGCACTAA
- the recN gene encoding DNA repair protein RecN, giving the protein MALKRIALQDFVIVQSLDLDWQAGFTVLTGETGAGKSIMLDALQLVLGARADAQVVREGCNQADICAEFDCPPSLLPWLEEAGFAQETDLLLRRVIDSQGRSRAWINGSPATATQLRHLGDQLIDIHGQHAWQSLTRPDSARAMLDTYGSIDTAKLKILWQDWRQTNQALEQALSAQDNLQRERERLQWQISEIDKLSPRADEWDELNAQHTRLSHAQTLMDCAQTSLQLLEDDDAGAASPLSKAYHLLQDQEQLEPEFQNIADVLGSCVAQLHDARHSLQVYLRRADLDPEQLANLDERLSLWLQLARRYKRTPEELPALLDGWKQELRQLDAAVDVDGLRSAEQAAHHLYQAEARQVSQQRALAAPRLSRAITQSMQTLGMKGGRFEVQLEQAQSAAPAGTDNVTFLVAGHTGATPKPIAKVASGGELSRISLAIAVTTSELGQAGTLIFDEVDSGVGGAVAETVGRLMRSLGHSRQVLAVTHLPQVAAYADQHYRVTKWPKSNTTISSVDPLSGDEREVEMARMLGGEHLSEATMAHAREMLTMARLSVSELLGDKKSPASNTKNTTNKPATTRKNTSKIRGE; this is encoded by the coding sequence ATGGCTTTGAAGCGCATTGCCCTGCAAGATTTTGTGATTGTTCAGTCTCTCGATTTGGACTGGCAAGCCGGGTTTACGGTACTTACCGGCGAAACAGGTGCCGGAAAATCCATCATGCTGGATGCCTTGCAACTGGTGTTAGGCGCCCGTGCTGACGCGCAAGTAGTGCGTGAAGGCTGCAACCAAGCCGATATTTGTGCTGAATTTGATTGCCCGCCCAGCCTACTGCCTTGGCTTGAAGAAGCGGGTTTTGCACAAGAGACTGATCTGCTGCTGCGCCGTGTGATCGACAGCCAAGGCCGCAGCCGCGCATGGATTAATGGCTCCCCGGCCACCGCTACACAGCTGCGCCACCTGGGCGATCAACTCATCGATATTCACGGCCAGCATGCTTGGCAAAGCCTGACCCGCCCCGACTCGGCCCGTGCCATGCTGGACACTTACGGCAGTATTGACACAGCCAAGCTCAAAATTCTGTGGCAAGACTGGCGCCAAACTAATCAGGCTTTGGAGCAAGCCCTGTCTGCGCAAGACAATTTGCAGCGCGAACGCGAACGCCTGCAATGGCAAATTTCAGAGATAGATAAGCTCTCGCCGCGCGCTGACGAGTGGGATGAACTCAACGCCCAGCACACCCGCTTGTCGCACGCCCAGACTTTGATGGACTGCGCCCAAACCAGCTTGCAACTGTTAGAGGATGATGATGCAGGTGCCGCCAGCCCTTTAAGCAAAGCCTACCACCTGCTACAAGATCAAGAGCAACTGGAGCCTGAGTTTCAGAACATTGCCGACGTGCTCGGCTCCTGCGTAGCCCAGTTGCACGATGCAAGGCACTCACTTCAAGTCTATCTACGTCGCGCTGATTTAGATCCGGAGCAATTGGCAAATTTGGACGAACGCCTTTCTCTATGGCTTCAATTGGCACGCCGCTACAAACGCACGCCCGAAGAGCTGCCCGCCTTGCTTGATGGCTGGAAGCAGGAGCTGCGCCAGCTCGATGCCGCTGTCGATGTCGATGGCCTACGCAGTGCCGAGCAAGCTGCGCATCACTTGTATCAAGCCGAGGCGCGCCAGGTCTCCCAGCAGCGCGCGTTGGCCGCACCGCGCCTGTCCCGCGCCATTACCCAGTCCATGCAAACGCTGGGCATGAAGGGCGGGCGCTTTGAGGTGCAACTAGAGCAAGCTCAATCAGCAGCGCCCGCAGGCACCGACAACGTCACCTTCCTCGTCGCCGGGCACACAGGCGCTACGCCCAAGCCTATTGCCAAGGTCGCATCAGGCGGTGAGTTGTCCCGTATATCGCTTGCGATTGCCGTAACTACCAGCGAGTTGGGCCAAGCCGGTACGCTGATTTTTGACGAGGTAGATTCAGGCGTGGGCGGCGCTGTCGCAGAGACGGTCGGCCGCCTCATGCGATCGCTCGGCCATTCGCGCCAAGTACTGGCCGTGACCCATTTACCGCAGGTGGCGGCATATGCCGATCAGCATTACCGCGTGACCAAATGGCCCAAATCCAACACCACTATTAGCAGCGTAGACCCGCTGAGTGGTGACGAGCGCGAGGTGGAAATGGCTCGCATGCTGGGAGGCGAACATTTGTCTGAAGCCACAATGGCCCATGCCCGCGAAATGCTAACCATGGCAAGATTGTCGGTAAGCGAGCTATTGGGCGACAAAAAATCGCCCGCATCAAACACCAAAAACACAACAAACAAGCCCGCCACCACGCGCAAGAACACCAGCAAAATCAGAGGAGAGTGA
- a CDS encoding NAD kinase yields the protein MTSTFRHIALIGKYHTPSAGAPSDAASEALLRIASYVRSLGCEVILDTQSAIYAGLSDYPSMDVDGLGKHCDLGLVVGGDGTMLGVCRHLARYGTPLVGINQGRLGFVTDIALDDFEASITPILHGEYEEDARPLMQARVMRDGQCVFEAQAMNDVVVNRGSTSGMVELRVEVGGHFVSNQRADGLIVATPTGSTAYALSAGGPMLHPSIPAWVMAPIAPHNLSNRPIVLSDTQEVMIEVVGGRGEVSANFDMQSLASLQHGDRILVNRADHSVHFLHPKGWNYYSTLRKKLGWNEGGS from the coding sequence ATGACATCCACGTTCCGCCATATTGCCTTGATTGGCAAGTACCACACACCCAGCGCCGGCGCCCCATCCGACGCTGCTAGCGAGGCACTTTTGCGTATTGCGTCTTATGTGCGCAGCCTAGGCTGTGAGGTGATTCTGGATACGCAGTCTGCTATTTACGCAGGTCTGTCTGACTACCCAAGTATGGACGTAGACGGCCTAGGCAAGCATTGCGACCTTGGTTTAGTCGTGGGCGGCGACGGCACCATGCTCGGCGTTTGCCGACATCTAGCTCGCTACGGCACCCCGCTGGTGGGCATTAATCAGGGCCGCCTTGGCTTTGTGACCGATATCGCACTCGATGATTTTGAAGCCTCCATCACGCCCATTCTTCACGGCGAGTATGAGGAAGATGCGCGCCCCCTGATGCAGGCGCGCGTTATGCGCGATGGCCAATGTGTGTTTGAGGCACAGGCGATGAATGATGTGGTGGTCAACCGTGGCTCCACCTCTGGCATGGTTGAGTTGCGCGTTGAAGTGGGCGGGCATTTCGTCTCCAACCAGCGCGCCGATGGTCTGATTGTGGCCACGCCCACCGGCTCTACTGCTTATGCGCTGTCTGCCGGCGGCCCCATGCTGCATCCATCCATTCCTGCTTGGGTGATGGCTCCAATAGCACCACACAACCTCTCTAACCGTCCGATTGTTTTGTCCGATACACAAGAAGTCATGATCGAAGTGGTCGGCGGCCGAGGCGAGGTTAGCGCAAACTTTGACATGCAGTCGCTCGCATCTCTACAGCACGGCGACCGAATTTTGGTGAACCGCGCCGACCACAGCGTGCATTTTCTGCACCCCAAGGGCTGGAATTACTACTCCACCCTTCGCAAAAAACTGGGCTGGAACGAAGGGGGTTCCTGA
- the hrcA gene encoding heat-inducible transcriptional repressor HrcA, translating into MLDERAKLLLKALIERYIADGQPVGSRTLSRASGLELSPATIRNVMSDLEEMGLIISPHTSAGRVPTARGYRLFVDTMLTVDRSNLITPGLIHEQPQKVIANAANLLSNLSQFVGVVMVPRRSSVFKHIEFVRLSQRRFLVIIVSPEGDVQNRVIFTDVDYESSQLIEASNFLNRHYAGLTMEEVRAKLQTEVEQLQGEVASLMQAAVNVGSEVMSHHDREDVVIAGERNLLSVSDFSGDMGNLRRAFDLFEQKTQILRLLDFSNQADGVRIYIGGESQTVPFEDLSVVSAPYELDGKVVGTLGVIGPTRMHYDKMIQIVDITSKLVSNALSHKR; encoded by the coding sequence ATGCTCGACGAACGTGCCAAGTTATTGCTGAAAGCGCTGATTGAGCGTTACATCGCTGATGGTCAACCAGTTGGCTCGCGCACTCTTTCGCGTGCATCCGGGCTTGAATTGTCGCCTGCCACCATCCGCAATGTAATGTCCGATTTGGAGGAGATGGGGCTAATTATTAGCCCGCATACCTCCGCAGGTCGCGTGCCAACCGCCAGAGGGTACCGACTCTTTGTCGACACCATGCTGACGGTTGACCGCTCCAACCTCATCACGCCGGGGCTGATCCATGAGCAGCCGCAAAAAGTGATTGCGAACGCAGCCAATCTGCTGTCGAATCTCTCTCAGTTTGTGGGCGTGGTGATGGTGCCGCGGCGCAGCTCCGTCTTCAAACACATTGAATTTGTACGCCTGTCGCAGCGCCGCTTTCTGGTCATCATCGTCTCGCCCGAAGGCGATGTGCAGAACCGCGTGATCTTTACCGACGTGGATTACGAGTCTTCGCAATTGATCGAAGCTTCGAACTTTCTCAATCGCCATTACGCGGGCTTGACCATGGAAGAGGTCAGAGCCAAGCTGCAAACCGAAGTCGAACAATTGCAGGGCGAGGTTGCGAGTCTCATGCAAGCGGCGGTGAATGTGGGCTCTGAAGTGATGAGTCACCACGATCGCGAAGACGTGGTGATTGCAGGTGAGCGCAATTTACTATCTGTCAGTGATTTCTCTGGCGATATGGGCAACCTTCGCCGGGCGTTTGATTTGTTTGAGCAAAAAACGCAAATCCTGAGGCTGCTAGATTTCTCCAATCAGGCCGATGGCGTGCGAATTTATATCGGTGGCGAAAGCCAGACTGTGCCCTTTGAGGATCTATCCGTGGTGAGCGCTCCCTACGAACTGGACGGCAAGGTCGTAGGCACCCTAGGGGTGATCGGGCCCACGCGCATGCATTACGACAAGATGATCCAGATTGTCGACATCACTTCCAAATTGGTGAGTAATGCCCTGAGTCACAAGCGTTAG
- a CDS encoding primase-helicase family protein, with product MLERLDASEGECWRDCVLLPLRNTAFWHPSRAEDLHEAFEIASAQLPGDTTNNAAQWQARTKPTGRNPRTIGTFINACGGKVSTADGFVDAPNVPIDRSSCDAFFYFAPTGLFIDRTTRDQWPAKSVDASVKWATRKVRSEDGTEKEARTQPSKWIEKHRPVHQISWLPGAGEVADGVVIMEAGEVPSPGNLVFNLYRPPAVIYGNARQASKWLDHLHAIYPDDADHLCKWMAYHVQQPAGKCNHALVLIGSPGIGKDTMLEPLVHGVGPWNFADIKPGQLVARFNGYRRNKVIRVNEAHDTGDEITRHGLYEAAKVLIAAPPEVLMVDEKHRKEYAIPNKCGVIFTSNHPTDAIYLPADDRRHYVAASKANKEMFTGDYWADLWGWYGAGGLGHAVAYLQGVELATFNPKAPPPLTPAFWALVSSGEAPEDGDLRDLIAAVGSPIVLTLDDLIEKADCRMLEELRSPAKRRQWQHRLGRAGYLPVRNPGTTDGRWKIDGKNRAVYGQQSGTYAQHCAAIGAISEKVREVRDSHHQIF from the coding sequence GTGCTGGAACGCCTCGATGCAAGCGAGGGAGAGTGCTGGCGCGATTGCGTTCTTCTGCCACTTCGTAATACCGCTTTCTGGCACCCTAGCCGTGCAGAGGACCTACACGAGGCTTTCGAAATCGCCAGCGCGCAACTACCAGGAGACACGACCAACAACGCGGCGCAGTGGCAGGCCAGAACAAAACCCACGGGGCGTAACCCTCGAACCATCGGCACTTTCATAAATGCCTGCGGTGGCAAGGTATCAACAGCCGACGGCTTTGTGGATGCCCCCAACGTGCCGATTGATCGCAGCTCCTGCGATGCCTTTTTTTACTTCGCCCCTACCGGCCTATTTATCGACCGCACAACGCGGGACCAGTGGCCTGCAAAATCGGTTGACGCATCGGTGAAGTGGGCGACACGCAAGGTCCGCAGCGAGGACGGGACCGAAAAGGAAGCACGGACCCAGCCGTCCAAGTGGATCGAGAAACACCGCCCCGTGCATCAAATTTCCTGGTTACCCGGTGCCGGTGAAGTGGCTGATGGCGTGGTCATCATGGAGGCGGGGGAAGTACCCAGTCCCGGCAATCTGGTGTTCAACCTGTACCGCCCGCCCGCAGTCATTTATGGGAATGCAAGGCAGGCGAGCAAGTGGCTGGACCACCTGCACGCGATTTACCCCGATGATGCCGACCATCTGTGCAAATGGATGGCCTACCACGTCCAACAGCCTGCTGGTAAGTGCAATCATGCCCTGGTACTGATCGGATCGCCAGGCATTGGCAAGGACACGATGCTTGAGCCCCTGGTGCACGGTGTAGGTCCTTGGAATTTCGCAGACATCAAGCCTGGGCAGCTTGTCGCACGATTCAACGGCTACCGCCGCAACAAAGTGATTCGGGTTAACGAGGCGCACGACACTGGCGACGAAATCACCCGGCATGGCCTGTATGAGGCAGCAAAGGTTCTGATCGCCGCCCCACCCGAGGTGCTGATGGTCGATGAGAAACACCGTAAGGAGTACGCCATCCCAAATAAGTGCGGGGTCATCTTTACCAGCAATCACCCCACGGATGCCATATATCTACCTGCCGACGATAGGCGGCATTACGTGGCCGCCAGCAAAGCAAACAAAGAGATGTTCACTGGAGACTATTGGGCAGACCTGTGGGGCTGGTATGGGGCCGGGGGATTAGGTCACGCTGTGGCCTATCTCCAAGGGGTTGAACTTGCGACGTTCAACCCGAAAGCGCCGCCACCATTGACCCCGGCATTTTGGGCTCTGGTGTCTTCAGGCGAAGCGCCCGAGGACGGTGACTTACGCGACCTGATTGCCGCCGTGGGCTCCCCAATCGTCCTGACTCTTGACGACCTGATCGAAAAAGCAGATTGCAGGATGTTGGAAGAACTTCGCAGCCCCGCCAAGCGTCGGCAATGGCAGCACAGGCTAGGCCGGGCTGGTTATTTGCCGGTGCGAAACCCCGGCACCACGGATGGACGCTGGAAAATTGACGGGAAAAATCGCGCCGTGTACGGGCAACAGAGTGGCACCTACGCGCAGCACTGCGCGGCGATAGGAGCCATATCCGAAAAAGTCCGTGAAGTCCGCGATTCCCACCATCAAATTTTCTAA